One Deinococcus reticulitermitis genomic region harbors:
- the aroA gene encoding 3-phosphoshikimate 1-carboxyvinyltransferase: protein MTQDGMPEQFDVIVTPARELRGELRAQPSKNYTTRYLLAAALAEGETRVVGVATSEDAAAMLRCLRDWGAGVDLVGEDAVIRGFGVRPRPGVTLNPGNAGAVARFLMGVSALTTRTTFVTDYPDSLGRRPQGDLLGALERLGAQVSSDGGRLPITISGPVRGGPLEVSAERSSQYASALMFLAPLLPQGLDLHLTGDIKSHAPLRQTLDTLSAFGIRWTATEDLRRVTVPGAQAYRPGRVLVPGDYPGSAAILAAAALLPGEVRLSNLREDDLQGEKEAVNVLREMGADIAREGDTLTVRGGRPLRAVRRDGDSFTDAVQALTAAAAFARGQTTWENVATLRLKECDRISDTRAELERLGLRASETDSSLSVEGLDSEERGAEALGRGARLPGGVRVSGHGDHRMIMLLTLLGLRAAAPLTVSGAHHIRKSYPQFFRHLESLGAKFEYVALPDERP from the coding sequence ATGACCCAGGACGGGATGCCCGAGCAGTTCGACGTGATCGTGACCCCCGCGCGTGAGCTGCGCGGCGAGCTGCGGGCCCAGCCGAGCAAGAACTACACCACCCGCTACCTGCTCGCGGCGGCCCTGGCCGAGGGCGAGACCCGCGTGGTAGGGGTGGCCACCAGCGAGGACGCGGCGGCGATGCTGCGTTGCCTGCGCGACTGGGGGGCTGGGGTCGACCTCGTCGGCGAGGACGCGGTGATTCGGGGCTTCGGAGTGCGGCCGCGCCCCGGCGTGACGCTCAACCCCGGCAACGCGGGTGCCGTCGCACGGTTTCTGATGGGCGTCTCGGCGCTGACGACCCGCACCACCTTCGTGACCGATTACCCGGACTCGCTCGGCCGGCGGCCTCAGGGCGACCTGCTCGGCGCCCTGGAGCGTCTGGGAGCGCAGGTGAGCAGCGACGGGGGCCGGCTGCCCATCACCATCTCGGGTCCGGTGCGCGGAGGCCCGCTGGAGGTCAGCGCCGAGCGCAGCAGCCAGTACGCCTCGGCGCTGATGTTCCTCGCGCCGCTGCTGCCGCAGGGACTCGACCTGCACCTGACCGGGGACATCAAGAGCCACGCGCCGCTGCGTCAGACCCTGGACACCCTGAGTGCCTTCGGGATTCGCTGGACCGCCACGGAGGACCTGCGGCGCGTCACGGTTCCCGGCGCTCAGGCGTACCGGCCCGGGCGGGTGCTCGTGCCCGGCGACTACCCCGGCTCGGCGGCGATCCTGGCGGCGGCGGCGCTGCTGCCCGGCGAGGTGCGGCTGTCGAACCTGCGCGAGGACGACCTCCAGGGCGAAAAGGAAGCTGTGAACGTGCTGCGCGAGATGGGCGCGGACATTGCCCGGGAGGGCGACACGCTCACCGTGCGCGGAGGGCGCCCCCTGCGGGCCGTGCGGCGCGACGGCGACAGCTTTACCGACGCGGTGCAGGCCCTGACGGCCGCCGCCGCGTTTGCCCGGGGTCAGACCACCTGGGAGAACGTCGCTACCCTGCGCCTCAAGGAATGTGACCGCATCAGCGACACCCGCGCCGAACTGGAGCGCCTCGGCCTGCGGGCAAGCGAGACGGACAGCAGCCTAAGCGTGGAGGGGCTGGACTCGGAGGAGCGGGGCGCAGAGGCATTGGGCCGCGGCGCGCGGCTCCCCGGCGGCGTACGGGTGTCCGGCCACGGCGACCACCGCATGATCATGCTGCTCACGTTGCTTGGGCTGCGCGCCGCGGCGCCGCTCACGGTCAGTGGCGCGCACCACATCCGCAAAAGCTACCCGCAGTTTTTCCGTCACCTCGAAAGCCTGGGAGCGAAGTTTGAGTATGTCGCGCTGCCGGACGAGCGGCCCTGA
- a CDS encoding HAD family hydrolase — MSGGAQGASLKAVVFDLDDTLLPEWQYVRSAYGAVARHVYRDPPRAQEARDWLWSRFLRGEHSGALNALLERAGRGEEEVGPLLEVYRAHLPAVRLNAGVRRTLSDLRGAGLKLGVISDGPLITQQRKVEALGLGDWVDEIRLTDAWGRDYWKPHARAYQDLSERWGLTGPELAYVGDNLAKDFIAPQALGWRTVCLRRRRQVHAARRAGPGGAAQVTVHSWAALDALLRSWQGE, encoded by the coding sequence GTGAGCGGCGGAGCGCAGGGCGCTTCCCTGAAGGCGGTCGTCTTTGACCTCGACGATACCCTGCTGCCCGAATGGCAATACGTCCGCAGCGCTTACGGAGCGGTGGCCCGGCACGTCTACCGTGACCCGCCGAGGGCGCAGGAGGCGCGCGACTGGTTGTGGAGCCGCTTTCTGCGGGGGGAGCACAGCGGGGCGCTCAATGCCCTGCTCGAGCGGGCCGGGCGCGGCGAAGAGGAGGTGGGCCCGCTGCTGGAGGTCTACCGCGCCCACCTCCCGGCCGTGCGCCTGAACGCCGGGGTCCGGCGCACGCTGAGCGATCTGCGCGGGGCGGGGCTGAAACTCGGCGTGATCTCGGACGGGCCGCTGATCACCCAGCAGCGCAAGGTCGAGGCGCTCGGTCTCGGGGACTGGGTCGACGAGATCCGCCTCACCGACGCCTGGGGACGCGACTACTGGAAGCCGCACGCCCGCGCCTACCAGGACCTGAGCGAGCGCTGGGGCCTGACGGGGCCTGAGCTTGCCTACGTGGGCGACAATCTCGCCAAGGATTTCATCGCGCCTCAGGCCCTGGGCTGGCGCACGGTGTGCCTGCGCCGCCGCCGACAGGTCCATGCCGCGCGCCGCGCCGGCCCCGGGGGAGCCGCGCAGGTCACGGTCCACTCCTGGGCGGCGCTCGACGCGCTGCTCCGGTCCTGGCAAGGGGAGTAG
- a CDS encoding ATP-grasp domain-containing protein — translation MTCSDGPLLLTSAGRRVSLLRLWQRAAAVRHRAVYTTDLDSLAPAVLLVDRSFPLPRVKDPAYLPELLRQVETLRLSLIIPTIDTELPVLARSAGQLRAAGACPLISEEAFIDLCNDKWAFGRAFAEDGFDTAAAWLPEEALDLGDALPRDLFIKPRDGSASQHAYALTRSELSETIPRVPNAVVQERLRGDEITIDALLDFSGQLLHYVPRRRIRTVGGESIEGETIDDAPFAPWLQGVLSAAGRRGARGPLTAQAFLTERGPVLTEINPRFGGGYPLGYAAGAHYPEWLLALAVGEAVQPRLGDYVRGLYMTRHYEETFTTRRPW, via the coding sequence ATGACCTGTTCAGACGGCCCGCTGCTGCTCACCTCAGCCGGACGGCGTGTCTCGCTTCTGCGGCTGTGGCAACGGGCGGCGGCCGTGCGCCACCGTGCCGTGTACACCACGGACCTCGACTCGCTCGCTCCGGCGGTTCTGCTCGTCGACCGGTCCTTTCCCCTGCCGCGGGTCAAGGACCCCGCGTACCTGCCCGAGCTGCTCCGTCAGGTGGAGACGCTCCGGCTCAGCCTGATTATTCCTACCATCGATACCGAGTTGCCGGTGCTCGCGCGCTCGGCGGGGCAGCTTCGAGCGGCGGGCGCGTGTCCGCTGATCAGCGAGGAAGCCTTTATCGATCTGTGCAACGACAAGTGGGCCTTTGGCCGCGCCTTCGCCGAGGACGGATTTGACACTGCCGCCGCCTGGCTCCCCGAGGAGGCGCTTGACCTCGGGGACGCGCTGCCCCGCGACCTTTTCATCAAGCCGCGCGACGGCAGCGCGAGCCAGCACGCTTATGCGCTCACCCGTTCCGAGCTGAGCGAGACCATCCCCCGGGTGCCGAACGCGGTCGTGCAAGAACGGCTGCGGGGCGATGAGATCACCATTGACGCGCTGCTCGACTTCAGCGGGCAACTTCTCCACTATGTGCCGCGCCGGCGCATCCGGACCGTCGGGGGCGAGTCGATCGAGGGCGAGACCATCGACGACGCTCCCTTTGCCCCCTGGCTTCAGGGCGTGCTCTCTGCGGCCGGGAGGCGCGGAGCCCGCGGCCCCCTCACCGCGCAGGCGTTCCTGACCGAGCGCGGCCCGGTGCTCACGGAGATCAACCCGCGTTTTGGCGGGGGCTATCCCCTCGGCTACGCGGCGGGAGCGCACTATCCCGAATGGCTGCTCGCCCTGGCCGTGGGCGAGGCGGTTCAGCCCCGGCTGGGCGACTACGTGCGCGGGCTGTACATGACCCGCCATTACGAAGAGACCTTCACGACCAGGCGTCCGTGGTGA
- a CDS encoding TetR/AcrR family transcriptional regulator: protein MTERKRLRGDERREQILQATMTLFIDRGFEGVTMADIAEATGMSRPNIYTYFPSPAAVLDQLLDDALEAATADLLPLMASGVVPDFAALLSTLVQHRHLLLLMHCGGGPQLRSRREQFDDALIGALVERLSSERVQRRPELVPLVTALLSGLIYECVVRERPSCDPAQLGHSINAFVRGGVQAVLAQEDPRPGPERLP from the coding sequence ATGACTGAGCGCAAACGCCTTAGGGGAGATGAGCGGCGTGAGCAGATTTTGCAGGCTACCATGACCCTCTTTATCGATCGCGGCTTCGAGGGCGTCACGATGGCTGACATCGCCGAGGCCACCGGTATGTCGCGGCCCAACATCTACACCTATTTCCCCTCTCCGGCAGCGGTGCTCGATCAGCTGCTCGACGACGCGCTCGAGGCCGCCACCGCCGATCTGCTGCCCCTGATGGCCAGCGGTGTGGTGCCGGATTTTGCGGCGCTGCTCTCGACCCTCGTTCAGCACCGCCACCTGCTGCTGCTCATGCACTGCGGCGGCGGTCCGCAGTTGCGTTCCCGGCGCGAACAGTTCGACGACGCGCTGATCGGTGCCCTGGTGGAGCGCCTGAGCAGCGAGCGGGTGCAGCGCCGTCCCGAACTCGTGCCGCTCGTGACGGCGCTGCTGAGCGGCCTGATCTACGAGTGCGTGGTGCGCGAGCGGCCCAGCTGTGACCCCGCGCAACTCGGCCACTCGATCAACGCTTTCGTGCGCGGGGGCGTGCAGGCGGTGCTCGCCCAGGAGGACCCACGCCCGGGGCCGGAACGTTTGCCTTGA
- a CDS encoding Ig domain-containing protein, with the protein MAQGHLLTPGLRRWGGAALLGAALLGGCGSVTTGNDSLSGTSGTSRADVMTFQNTSLPVGYVGESYSGSVAVTGGVGSYGYRVSAGRLPPGLRLSGSTLSGTPTQVGSFAFSVEATDANLSTRVQAYTVNVETLPPLSLQPTLPPSAIRGETRIPLTIKAPRNVRAARLSWDLGENVQVTRVQAGAPDSVLFWRQQGRVLTLDLGFRTVPKSDARVALITVRPTQAVTLNTNALGYDARDGSGKLIAEKKLPVTEKAAPAKTGATPAPAPAAPTPAPPSGAARPAEGPPLPPATPASSGTPAPGDAGTPPAPAPSEGGGK; encoded by the coding sequence ATGGCACAAGGACATCTCTTGACCCCGGGCCTGCGCCGGTGGGGCGGTGCGGCCCTGCTTGGCGCGGCGCTGCTCGGCGGCTGCGGCTCGGTGACCACCGGGAATGACAGCCTGTCGGGCACCTCTGGCACATCCCGCGCCGACGTGATGACCTTCCAGAACACCAGCCTGCCGGTCGGCTACGTCGGCGAGTCCTACAGCGGGTCGGTGGCCGTGACCGGCGGCGTGGGCAGCTACGGCTACCGCGTCTCTGCGGGGCGGCTGCCGCCGGGACTGCGGCTCAGCGGCTCCACCCTGAGCGGCACCCCCACCCAGGTCGGCAGTTTCGCTTTCAGCGTGGAAGCCACCGACGCCAACCTCAGCACCCGCGTACAAGCGTACACGGTCAATGTCGAGACGCTGCCCCCGCTCTCCTTGCAGCCCACCCTCCCCCCGAGCGCCATTCGCGGCGAAACCCGCATTCCGCTCACCATCAAGGCCCCGCGCAATGTGCGCGCCGCCCGGCTGAGCTGGGACCTCGGCGAGAACGTGCAGGTGACCCGGGTGCAGGCGGGCGCGCCCGACTCCGTTCTCTTCTGGCGGCAGCAGGGCCGGGTCCTGACCCTCGATCTCGGCTTCCGCACCGTGCCCAAGTCGGACGCGCGCGTCGCCCTGATCACGGTCCGGCCCACCCAGGCGGTCACGCTGAATACCAATGCCCTGGGCTACGACGCCCGTGACGGCAGCGGCAAACTGATCGCCGAGAAGAAGCTGCCGGTCACGGAAAAGGCGGCGCCCGCCAAGACCGGCGCTACCCCAGCTCCGGCCCCAGCGGCACCGACCCCCGCCCCGCCCAGCGGCGCGGCCCGCCCAGCTGAAGGCCCGCCGCTGCCTCCAGCCACGCCCGCCAGCAGTGGGACTCCTGCTCCCGGTGATGCGGGCACGCCCCCCGCCCCCGCGCCAAGCGAAGGGGGAGGCAAGTGA
- the recQ gene encoding DNA helicase RecQ produces MTAAPPPLAARALKLLQTVWGYPAFRGVQGEIVEQVAAGGNALVLMPTGGGKSLCYQLPALLRPGVGVVVSPLIALMKDQVDTLRQLGVRAAYLNSTLDPQAAREVESALLAGDLDLLYVAPERLLLPRTLDLLERAPVALFAIDEAHCVSQWGHDFRPEYQGLAVLAERFPGLPRVALTATADDRTRADIVRVLGLQDAPLFLSSFDRPNITYRVGLKESPKTQLLDFLRAEHGAGASGAGTNGGDAGIVYCLSRKSVEETAGWLQAQGVDAVPYHAGLSPRERTSAQDRFLNEEGVIVVATVAFGMGIDKPNVRFVAHLDLPKSLEGYYQETGRAGRDGLPSTAWMVYGLADVVNVRRMLAGSDAPEEVKRIEAAKLDALLGYCESATCRRQKLLAYFGETLPEPCGNCDLCHRPPQVRDLTREAQMALSAVVRTGHRFGAGHITDVLLGRETDKVLAQGHHLLPTFGVGRAHDEKLWRSVLRQLVSLGYLAVGDYSGLGATGKARALLSGGEKLLLREDTLLPSGGKKAKGRAAPQTGLDRHDHPLFEVLRSWRLGKARELGLPPYTIFHDATLKTIAELRPGSHATLGTVSGVGGRKLVAYGDEVLQVVRDFVRSEKEGPSPAPAELGARNNSAVLGVLRGPAALPTSAPNLLTAPAPPPASPEPAPPPLLPVPRGERTEPHPSVQAALEEVRRELARELGRSAPWVFPQATLDALATRLPVRQDELAGIPGLGEKRIAAYGERLLAAIRAALTGTEAPTLFTAPAPEPEASSPAEPGAPHPEVALALKALRRELTAETGQSAYMIYTNEVLNALATRLPRTSAELRQVPGLTEARARAYGARLLDAIETALDE; encoded by the coding sequence ATGACTGCTGCGCCGCCTCCCCTCGCCGCCCGCGCCCTGAAGCTGCTCCAGACGGTCTGGGGCTATCCGGCCTTCCGGGGCGTGCAGGGGGAGATCGTGGAGCAGGTGGCGGCGGGAGGAAACGCCCTCGTGCTGATGCCGACCGGCGGCGGCAAGAGCCTGTGCTACCAGCTCCCGGCCCTGCTGCGCCCCGGCGTGGGGGTGGTGGTCTCGCCCCTGATCGCTCTGATGAAAGACCAGGTAGACACCCTGCGGCAGCTCGGCGTGCGCGCGGCTTACCTCAACTCGACCCTGGACCCCCAGGCGGCGCGCGAGGTGGAAAGCGCGCTGCTCGCGGGCGACCTCGACCTGCTGTACGTGGCGCCCGAGCGGCTGCTGTTGCCGCGCACGCTCGACCTCCTGGAGCGCGCGCCCGTCGCCCTCTTCGCCATCGACGAGGCGCACTGCGTCTCGCAGTGGGGCCACGACTTCCGGCCCGAGTATCAGGGGCTCGCGGTGCTCGCCGAGCGCTTTCCCGGCCTGCCGCGCGTGGCCCTCACCGCCACCGCCGACGACCGGACGCGCGCCGACATCGTGCGGGTGCTGGGCCTTCAGGACGCGCCGCTTTTCCTCTCTTCCTTCGACCGGCCCAACATCACCTACCGGGTGGGCCTCAAGGAGAGCCCGAAGACGCAGCTCCTCGACTTTCTGCGTGCCGAGCACGGTGCGGGGGCAAGTGGGGCCGGAACGAATGGGGGAGACGCCGGCATCGTGTACTGCCTCTCGCGCAAGTCGGTGGAGGAGACCGCGGGGTGGCTTCAGGCGCAGGGCGTGGACGCCGTGCCCTACCACGCGGGCCTCTCGCCGCGCGAGCGTACCTCGGCGCAGGATCGCTTTCTCAACGAGGAAGGGGTGATCGTGGTGGCGACCGTGGCCTTCGGCATGGGCATCGACAAGCCCAACGTGCGCTTCGTCGCGCACCTCGACCTGCCCAAGAGCCTGGAGGGCTACTACCAGGAGACGGGCCGCGCCGGGCGCGACGGCCTGCCGAGCACCGCCTGGATGGTGTATGGCCTGGCCGACGTGGTGAACGTCCGGCGGATGCTCGCCGGCAGCGACGCGCCGGAGGAGGTCAAGCGGATCGAGGCCGCCAAGCTCGACGCGCTGCTGGGCTACTGCGAGAGTGCCACCTGCCGCCGCCAGAAGCTGCTCGCCTACTTCGGCGAAACGCTCCCCGAGCCTTGCGGCAACTGCGACCTCTGCCACCGCCCCCCGCAGGTGCGCGACCTGACGAGAGAAGCGCAGATGGCGCTCTCCGCCGTGGTCCGCACCGGCCACCGCTTCGGCGCCGGGCACATCACCGATGTGCTGCTCGGGCGCGAGACCGACAAGGTGCTCGCGCAGGGGCACCACCTGCTGCCGACCTTCGGGGTGGGGCGGGCGCACGACGAGAAGCTGTGGCGCTCGGTGCTGCGCCAGCTCGTGAGCCTGGGCTACCTCGCGGTGGGCGACTACTCGGGCCTCGGCGCGACCGGCAAGGCCCGCGCGCTGCTGAGCGGCGGGGAAAAGCTGCTGCTGCGCGAAGACACCCTGCTGCCGAGCGGAGGAAAAAAGGCCAAGGGCCGCGCGGCGCCTCAGACCGGCCTGGACCGCCACGACCACCCGCTTTTCGAGGTGCTGCGGTCATGGCGGCTCGGCAAGGCGCGCGAGCTGGGATTGCCGCCCTACACGATCTTCCACGACGCGACCCTGAAGACCATCGCCGAGCTGCGCCCCGGCAGCCACGCCACCCTCGGCACGGTGAGCGGCGTGGGCGGGCGCAAACTCGTGGCCTACGGCGACGAGGTGTTGCAGGTCGTGCGCGACTTTGTGCGTTCGGAAAAGGAGGGTCCGTCGCCCGCGCCCGCCGAACTCGGCGCCCGGAACAACAGCGCCGTGCTCGGGGTGCTGCGCGGCCCCGCTGCGCTCCCGACTTCGGCCCCCAATCTGCTCACCGCCCCCGCGCCGCCGCCGGCCTCACCGGAGCCCGCCCCGCCGCCCCTGCTGCCGGTTCCGAGGGGAGAGCGGACCGAGCCCCACCCGAGCGTCCAGGCGGCGCTCGAAGAGGTGCGGCGCGAATTGGCGCGCGAACTCGGGCGCAGCGCTCCCTGGGTGTTTCCGCAGGCGACCCTCGACGCCCTCGCGACCCGGCTCCCCGTACGCCAGGACGAGCTGGCGGGCATTCCGGGCCTCGGCGAGAAACGCATCGCGGCTTACGGCGAGCGCCTGCTCGCGGCGATCCGCGCGGCGCTCACGGGGACGGAGGCGCCGACGCTGTTCACCGCGCCTGCCCCGGAGCCGGAAGCTTCATCCCCTGCCGAGCCCGGCGCCCCGCACCCTGAAGTCGCGCTCGCCCTCAAGGCCCTGCGCCGCGAACTGACCGCCGAGACCGGACAGAGCGCCTATATGATCTACACCAACGAGGTCCTGAACGCCCTGGCGACGCGGCTGCCCCGCACCTCTGCCGAGCTGCGGCAGGTGCCGGGTCTGACCGAAGCCCGCGCCCGGGCCTACGGCGCGCGTCTCCTCGACGCCATCGAAACCGCCCTGGACGAGTGA
- a CDS encoding ABC transporter substrate-binding protein: MKTMKNTKKLLLTAALLAAPTAAAQSGTLVFGGNGEPVSLESGNITDGISILVQRQIYDTLVDFKNGTTELTPGLATSWKSNANATSWTFTLRRNVKFHDGTPFNADAAVFNLQRWWDKKHPYGFRDQGRTFEIVGDLLGGYKGDATSVIKNIVKVNDYTVRVDLNKPSSVIPDVLAAGYFGIASPTAIRSQGAKYGTPAGKAVGTGPFAFQSWRSGDRVTLSAFKTYWGEKAKVATVVIRAVKDPSQRLNELKAGTIDFANDLSPDSLRSVQSDRNLVAVKRPSFNVGFVSLNNRHPALKNARVREAVSMAINKKAIVDAFWPGLGVSNASFVPPVLARYNSSKVPGDYKFDPAAAKRMLAAAGYPNGFTVDLWYMPVSRPYFPNPKPIAEAMAADLAAIGVKVNLKTQDWAKYLEDRNKAPGFDMYMIGWTGDYGHPDNFYSAYYGPNASRDIGYNSIQIQNLLEKGRAATTEAARRAAYSQLHEVTYNAKFRIPIAHSQPLAAARSYVKGWIPSPLGSESFNTISLVGKK, translated from the coding sequence ATGAAGACCATGAAGAACACCAAGAAGCTGCTGCTCACCGCCGCCCTGCTCGCCGCCCCCACCGCCGCCGCCCAGAGCGGGACGCTGGTGTTCGGGGGCAACGGCGAGCCCGTCAGCCTGGAGTCGGGCAACATCACCGACGGCATCTCGATTCTGGTGCAGCGCCAGATCTACGACACGCTCGTCGATTTCAAGAACGGCACGACCGAGCTGACGCCCGGCCTCGCCACGAGCTGGAAGAGCAATGCGAACGCGACGAGCTGGACCTTTACCCTGCGCCGCAATGTCAAATTCCACGACGGCACGCCGTTTAACGCCGACGCCGCCGTGTTCAACCTCCAGCGCTGGTGGGACAAGAAGCACCCTTACGGCTTCCGCGACCAGGGCCGCACCTTCGAGATCGTGGGCGACCTGCTCGGCGGCTACAAGGGCGACGCCACCTCGGTGATCAAGAACATCGTGAAGGTCAACGACTACACGGTGCGCGTGGACCTCAACAAGCCCAGTTCGGTCATTCCCGACGTGCTCGCCGCCGGCTACTTCGGCATCGCCAGCCCCACGGCGATCCGGTCGCAGGGCGCCAAGTACGGTACCCCGGCGGGTAAGGCGGTCGGCACCGGTCCCTTCGCCTTCCAGAGCTGGCGCAGCGGCGACCGCGTGACCCTGAGCGCCTTCAAGACCTACTGGGGCGAAAAGGCCAAGGTCGCCACGGTGGTGATCCGCGCGGTCAAGGACCCCTCGCAGCGCCTCAACGAGCTCAAGGCCGGCACCATCGACTTCGCCAACGACCTCTCGCCCGACAGCCTGCGCTCGGTGCAGAGCGACCGCAACCTCGTGGCCGTCAAGCGCCCGTCGTTCAACGTGGGCTTCGTGAGCCTGAACAACCGTCACCCAGCGCTGAAAAACGCTAGGGTGCGTGAGGCCGTCTCGATGGCGATCAACAAAAAGGCCATCGTGGACGCCTTCTGGCCGGGCCTGGGCGTGAGCAACGCCAGCTTCGTGCCGCCGGTGCTCGCGCGCTACAACTCCTCCAAGGTGCCGGGCGATTACAAGTTCGACCCCGCCGCCGCCAAGAGGATGCTCGCCGCCGCCGGGTACCCGAACGGCTTCACGGTGGACCTGTGGTACATGCCGGTGAGCCGCCCGTACTTCCCCAACCCCAAGCCGATCGCCGAAGCGATGGCCGCCGACCTCGCCGCCATCGGGGTCAAGGTCAACCTGAAAACCCAGGACTGGGCCAAGTATCTCGAAGACCGCAACAAGGCGCCCGGCTTCGACATGTACATGATCGGCTGGACCGGCGACTACGGCCACCCCGACAACTTCTACTCGGCGTATTACGGCCCCAACGCGAGCCGCGACATCGGCTACAACTCGATCCAGATCCAGAACCTGCTGGAAAAGGGCCGCGCCGCCACCACCGAGGCTGCCCGCCGCGCCGCGTACTCGCAGCTTCACGAAGTGACCTACAACGCCAAGTTCCGTATTCCGATCGCCCACAGCCAGCCCCTCGCCGCCGCGCGCTCCTACGTCAAAGGCTGGATTCCCAGCCCGCTCGGCAGCGAGTCCTTCAACACCATCTCGCTCGTCGGCAAGAAATAA
- a CDS encoding ABC transporter permease: MGSYVIRRLLRTLLVMLGISLVVFAFVRMIPGGPATAILGERATPEAVAELTRQLGLDKPWFINTSGQGGLLEAQYPQYVSNLLQGDFGKSFKSQIPVSEDLRVRFPATVELAFAALMFALLVGLPAGILAALRRNSFWDNLATSISLAGVSMPVFWLGLLLSYFFGVKLGWLPPSARLGTDFDLQPITGLNVLDALLRGELATAWDAAKHLVLPAIALGTIPLAIIARITRSSLLDVLGQDYVRTARAKGLNARSITIKHALRNALLPIVTVIGLQIGALLGGAVLTETIFSWNGIGSWLYDAISSRDFFVIQGGVIFIALVVSVVNLLVDLSYAALDPRIQYR; this comes from the coding sequence TTGGGAAGTTACGTGATTCGCCGCCTCTTGCGGACCCTGCTCGTGATGCTCGGCATCAGCCTGGTGGTCTTCGCCTTCGTGCGGATGATTCCGGGCGGGCCGGCGACCGCCATCCTGGGGGAGCGCGCCACCCCCGAGGCCGTCGCCGAGCTCACCCGGCAGCTCGGACTCGACAAGCCGTGGTTCATCAACACCAGCGGGCAGGGCGGACTGCTCGAAGCGCAGTATCCGCAGTACGTGTCCAACCTGCTGCAGGGCGATTTCGGCAAGAGCTTCAAGAGCCAGATCCCGGTGAGCGAGGACCTGCGGGTGCGCTTCCCGGCGACGGTGGAACTCGCGTTCGCGGCGCTGATGTTCGCGCTGCTCGTCGGGCTGCCCGCCGGTATCCTGGCGGCGCTGCGGCGCAACTCGTTTTGGGACAACCTCGCCACCTCGATCAGCCTGGCGGGCGTGAGCATGCCGGTGTTCTGGCTGGGGCTGCTGCTCTCGTACTTCTTCGGGGTCAAGCTCGGGTGGCTGCCGCCGAGTGCGCGGCTCGGCACTGACTTCGACCTGCAACCGATCACCGGCCTGAACGTGCTCGACGCCCTGCTGCGCGGTGAGCTGGCGACGGCCTGGGACGCGGCCAAGCACCTCGTGCTGCCCGCAATCGCGCTCGGCACGATTCCGCTGGCGATCATCGCGCGGATCACGCGCTCAAGCCTGCTCGACGTGCTCGGGCAGGACTATGTGCGGACCGCCCGCGCCAAGGGCCTGAACGCCCGATCGATCACGATCAAGCACGCCCTCAGAAATGCGCTGCTCCCGATCGTGACCGTGATCGGCCTCCAGATCGGGGCGCTGCTCGGCGGCGCGGTGCTGACCGAGACGATCTTTTCGTGGAACGGCATCGGCTCGTGGCTCTACGATGCGATCAGCTCGCGCGACTTTTTCGTGATTCAGGGCGGCGTGATCTTTATCGCGCTGGTGGTCAGCGTGGTCAATCTGCTCGTCGATCTCAGTTACGCGGCGCTCGACCCGCGCATCCAGTACAGGTAA